The sequence below is a genomic window from Gossypium hirsutum isolate 1008001.06 chromosome A11, Gossypium_hirsutum_v2.1, whole genome shotgun sequence.
TAGCTTTTGGTAACTGCAAAAGGAACTTGCAAGATTAATAAGTGAGACTAGGCCAAATATATTCAACATAAGTAAAATTAGTGAAGCTgcaacaaaaaggaaaagaaataaggGAATAATTAAGAATAAAGATTAGATGTGAGAACAACATGCAGGTCAATGCAAAAAAAGGGTAAGAGCGAGTAAAGAACAAACCTTCATAAACAGGCAAGACAGATGAAAAGTAGAAGGGCAGTTGTCACAACAAATCAGTTCACCAACATCCCCACATAGACCACAAGAATCATCATTTTGATCATTGTCATCAGCTTCCACCTTCTGGATCCCATTTTTCCTGGTCTTGTACTCAGCAGACCATGCCTGCAGCTGACATAAAGTGAAAGGTTTACCAGATTCCATGAAAAGATTCATACAGGGACGATTGAACTTGAATCCAGCATGAGTCTTAAACTCAGAAACTGATAGCACCCTATTGCAACAATTGCACACTATTCCATCCCAGGAAACAAGACCATCTTTCACGATAGAATCATCCTCGGGGTCCCGATATTGAATGACATCATTCAGAGAAATAACCCCAGCTAAGATCAACCACGAGAGCACAGTCCTGGATCCGatattatacaatttaatttcagtaATATGCTTCCCTCCTTTACCAATGCTTCGAGGAAGCAACTTGCAACGGCTCTTCTTGCTCTTGAACTTGGTCCGAGGTCTTTTCTTGGGGTCCTTCAATTTAGACTTGGTAGCACCCAAGCCTAAGTCTTTGTTTCTTATTATTGCAGAAACCAACAGGTCATCGTCTTGAATCTGGCATTCAGTTGATTTCTTTTGTCTGTTTTTAGAACCATCACAAGTGCCAAAACTCCTCTTAAACTTCGAACCTTTTTTCTTCACTTGATGTAGGCAAGAGCCAAGAGATGAGGACTTTTGTAGGTTTCCTTTGGTTACAAAGTATTCTTGGGCCTCTTTTGAATTTAACTCAGCCCGGTATACGTCAGTATCACGATGTTCATTCATACCAGGAGGATAAGACCATAAAAAACCACTTTGGTTTAATGCGGTTAATCTAATTTCAGATATCTTTCTAGATCTCCTGCAAGCCttctttttcaaaataacaaCCAGGGCAGAACCTTCATCCTTTGTTTCAAACTTCAGAGCATTAGTGAGCTTATCAAACTGGTACTCATCACACCCAGACTGCAGAAGGCCGTCACTAAGGTAACTTGAGTGGTCATCCAGTAAATGCTCTGGAAGCTTTCCAACCTTGCCAGTCTCTTGAGCTCCAGATGATTTATCATTTTCCTCCAGAGACTCGAATGATAAATCTCCTGGAAGCTCAGAAGGAGTTTTTACATTACATTCAGATCTTTGTTTGTTAGAACTTGGAGAACTTATGTTGCTATATTGGTAAAGGGCAGCAGATACAGAACCCTGAAGTATGTCGGAAACATCCCCAGATGTAACACAATCATTATACTTAAAATTGCCTACCTGGCCATGGGTGCTATCTGACCCACAAGCATATGATGAAGCAATACGCTGACCTTTGACCTTGCAATCAAAAGTTTCTGGCCTGTTGGCAGTATCTTCCAAACACATACTTACTTGGTCTGCCTGAGGAACACACACACCTTTCAGACGTCTCACTGCCCTTGACAAACTTCCATTGCCGGATAGGCCATTACAGGTATTGTAACTCCTCTCAGAAGCTGTCAACGAGCTTTCAGCAGCCAGAGAAGAATCACAAAGCTGAGTTGACATATGTCCCTGAGAACAGAACTTTTCCTTAGTAACATTTTTTCCCCGTGCTAAAACAACACCatttttcttgttaatttgaGTAGCTAAACTGCTCCCTGCTTTAACCTCAGCTCCCTTTCTTAATGAACCAATCTTCCTATTAACGAATATAACATTCACAAAGGGATCTAATATAGCCCAATATTGAGCCAATGTATAAGAAACATTAGGTTGGTTAACTTCTTTCTCAATTTTCGTCAATGTATCTAATAGATCAGACCAGAACTGGCTCATATCAGTCCATTTCTTACCATCATTATCCAGCACGAAGTTGCAGCTATCAGAAAACAAAACCTGCCCAAAATACCTCCAAACATTAGGGAATTCACGAAACAGCCTCCCCTCAGGTGATCTATAAACTGTTTCCACATAAGTCCTACAGGATCGTTTACGTCTCTCAATTGACCAGCCTGCACTTCTTAGTATGCGAAAAACATGGGTCTGAAGAAGAGGACGAGGATCCTTCTTAGAGTCTATTACCCCAGATATATCAGAACTGCCCACTCCAGATGATTGAAATCCACTAAGTTGTTCCTCCACTCTAAAAGGAGACTCGAACTTCTCCACAACAGCGGCAGGACTAGAAACCACAAGCTTTGATGCAAAGCTCTCCTGTGAAACTGGTGAAGCTATTGCTTTACCTATCACTGCTTCTTTTCTATCATTTGCATCTAAGTCTTGTATCCTAGACTTAGTAATATCCTTATCTTTCGTTTTAGTACCTCTGCCCCCTTTCACGTACTGCTTCAACAGATGGCCACTAGATGTAAACCCCTGAGCAGATGATTCAATTAAATCAGGTGTAACTTTCTGATAAACAGAACCCAGAGGTTTCGAGTACAAGCCACTAACAATTTCATTCTGCTGCAATGGTGCATACAAAACCATTCTCCTTTCCACTTTATCCCTAGAAACTTCAGCTGCAGAAAACTTAATTCGCTTGACACTTGCATCCCGGTCATCTCTCTCAGCCAGAGCATTTCTGCCAAGAAAGCTACCTGATGCACAAACTCCACCATAACTCTCAATTACTGCATTAGTATCCTCCTGGCATAAATTTTTTGAGCAAGACCAGCTTGTTACAGCTGAATTTGCACTATTTGAACACAATGATGTATCTAATTTCTTGCTATGCTCACATTCAAAATTACCTACACCAGCAATAGGACATCTTTTACTTGTGCTGCCACCACCATTTTCAAAGAAAACCTTCGTAAAAATGCCATGCTCATCATGTGACCCCTCAAAACCATCATCATGCAGATCTTCCGTATCTGCACTAAACGACATCTCTGCTAAAGGCAAACCCACTTTGCACAATCTACATGCCACCAATAAGAAAAGATGTTAGACATATCCCTCCATAATAAATGCTTTAGGTTCAAACCATCTATTAATTGGTAGCAAAAGAGTAAAAAGAAGATCTATAAAGAAGACAATCGatacataattaattattatttaactataaaCCTTAAGCCTGAATTAACTTTATAACAGCAATGACCCGTACCACCCTAAGTTACATTACATGCAAGATACGCAACTAACATGCACATGATATAACACCGTAAAATCAAGAAACTAACTGGATTAAcatcaatcaatttatttaattggtaGAAGGAAATTTCATCACAGATATAGTTCAGTTATAACAAAACAGCAACAGTTTCCCATTGAATGCATACAAGAAACGAAGGAACCAAGCAGCAAAAATGGAAGTAAGAAGACAAAATATCCAAATACGGTTACAAAatatcaattaaagcactcattgTGAATTTGGGAGAAAAAGAGGAAAAACACAAAATCCGCATCATTAACTCACTTCAGCAGGGCATTATAGTTGGTTTATAcagatgaaaagaaagaaaaaccctaaCCGATGAGGCACTATAGTTGGTTTGTACAAATGATGGTAACACTTAAACAATACCACTGTATTTAATTTCCTATAATTAACTTTTTCTCCAATACGCCATGTAGCAACACCTTTGTTTGTCAATATACATCTCCAAATGCCTAGCATCACATGCTCCATGTTATATAAGACAAACATCTGGTACGACCATCAAATAACATCTTAAAATACGCAAATCATTCTATAGAAGGATTCTTAAACTTCTTTCCTGAATCATACATGTTCTATTAATAAGCTACTGTCATGCATAAAGACTTCCAAAAATGTAACTGCATATTAACCTAATATTAACATGcatccctttttctttcttctcacaAAGTCGCATAAAAAACAGTGATAAAGTGACAGTACTTCTTTTAAAGACAATGTTGCTGCCAAAAATGCCCAGTAATTCCATTGATACGAAAAGATCAATTGCAAACCTTTTACTTAGATGTCTTTTCCTTTAGTACACTTTTCCTAGCAAGGTATAACAGATATGTCGAATCCTTGTTGCCATTACTATGGCTGGAACTGTGAAATTAGTAAATTAGCCtatatttcaaaagaaacaagTCAACAACTAACCTACTTGCTGCtcatgcaaaaagaaaaaagctgttgtacttcacaaaaaaaaaatagagagcaaagaaaatagaaaaactcGTACTCTAAACGCAACAAAGATCCAAATTCGGAGCACAATCAATATAGAACTGCACTTGCACACTATAAACTGCACAACCAGGTCTTTCTCAAGTCCACATCTTCAGTATGCTTTCCTTTTACTAAAAACTAATACCATCTATCCAACAAACCACACGGTTTACCCAATCCCCAAAAGATg
It includes:
- the LOC107886587 gene encoding increased DNA methylation 1, which produces MSFSADTEDLHDDGFEGSHDEHGIFTKVFFENGGGSTSKRCPIAGVGNFECEHSKKLDTSLCSNSANSAVTSWSCSKNLCQEDTNAVIESYGGVCASGSFLGRNALAERDDRDASVKRIKFSAAEVSRDKVERRMVLYAPLQQNEIVSGLYSKPLGSVYQKVTPDLIESSAQGFTSSGHLLKQYVKGGRGTKTKDKDITKSRIQDLDANDRKEAVIGKAIASPVSQESFASKLVVSSPAAVVEKFESPFRVEEQLSGFQSSGVGSSDISGVIDSKKDPRPLLQTHVFRILRSAGWSIERRKRSCRTYVETVYRSPEGRLFREFPNVWRYFGQVLFSDSCNFVLDNDGKKWTDMSQFWSDLLDTLTKIEKEVNQPNVSYTLAQYWAILDPFVNVIFVNRKIGSLRKGAEVKAGSSLATQINKKNGVVLARGKNVTKEKFCSQGHMSTQLCDSSLAAESSLTASERSYNTCNGLSGNGSLSRAVRRLKGVCVPQADQVSMCLEDTANRPETFDCKVKGQRIASSYACGSDSTHGQVGNFKYNDCVTSGDVSDILQGSVSAALYQYSNISSPSSNKQRSECNVKTPSELPGDLSFESLEENDKSSGAQETGKVGKLPEHLLDDHSSYLSDGLLQSGCDEYQFDKLTNALKFETKDEGSALVVILKKKACRRSRKISEIRLTALNQSGFLWSYPPGMNEHRDTDVYRAELNSKEAQEYFVTKGNLQKSSSLGSCLHQVKKKGSKFKRSFGTCDGSKNRQKKSTECQIQDDDLLVSAIIRNKDLGLGATKSKLKDPKKRPRTKFKSKKSRCKLLPRSIGKGGKHITEIKLYNIGSRTVLSWLILAGVISLNDVIQYRDPEDDSIVKDGLVSWDGIVCNCCNRVLSVSEFKTHAGFKFNRPCMNLFMESGKPFTLCQLQAWSAEYKTRKNGIQKVEADDNDQNDDSCGLCGDVGELICCDNCPSTFHLSCLFMKELPEGNWYCSNCTCPICGNFVNDKDASSSFDSFKCSQCEHKYHKACLNDKSELEEKVSDTLFCGGSCKELHLGLSSRLGMINHLSNGFSWTLLRCIHEDQKIHSAQRLALKAECNSKLAVALSIMEECFLSMVDPRTGVDMRPHLMYNWGSEFARLNFSGFYSLVLEKEDVVICVASIRIHGVTVAEMPLIATCSKYRRQGMCRSLVNVIEELLISFKVEKLVITAIPNVVETWTKGFGFKLVEEEERKALNKINLMVFPGTVLLSKSLYQSQKTGGQSETGNTSCLQQDNSIEHLRREELTNIGIQAVGDQLANSLQHTIYAKETCAKIVTEFVGDKTLQDSEINGTKEIANASGEELCDNLALRVIEETTRLVICTKGKPADESVQCADCNFLSEEVRIKLGERPKVRSCQESPAGETNSVSQTDGCCGDNEADTVMKVESVQQSDPVCVDNHSAKIDEGVVVTPEQFLEVSCEEQEMALASSSVKESCIFNGTQVSVGETAAERL